A stretch of DNA from Methanogenium sp. S4BF:
TGTCTCTTCGATTGCATGAATCCAGTCATCCCGTGACGCGTTTTTGTGCCGGTATCTGGCATGATAGCGGGCAAGCCCTTCTGCAAATGCCTCTTTTCCCGTCATTATCTCGATCATCCTGACAAACTCCGGCGCCTTGACATAGGTGACACCGGTAATAAGCTCATTCGGGTCATTGAATCCTTCGGGTTCAATGGGCAGGGCTCCCGCTCCGCCGTCAAAGAAGAGCGTGCCTCCCGCAGGTGAGAGGAGGGTGAGAACGGTCTCGAGCCGGGTATAGTCTTCGCCAAAATGAAAGGCATGGTAGGCATTTTCGATATGCACGGTCACTGCCTCATTCAGCCAGATCTCGAATGGATTTATCCCGGTCACTTCCGAACCGTTCAGGTTGTGGTAGAACTCATGCACCTTGACCCGCATCAGGTACTCAAATGCGCCGTCGGTCGCATCCGGAAACGGCAGGAGGCGGTTGGTCGTGATGGTGGTATTGCCCACATTCTCCATGCCCCCGAAGTCCGAGTTCTGCATCCCGATTTCGCGGTAGACCGTACCCGTATACCGGTATCCGGGGGTGATCATGCCATTCATCTCTAAGAGGAGGGAGCGGATGGCCCACACCTCATCCTCGGGTGCCCCGGTCTCTATCAGGCGGTCACGCTCTCCTGACAGGCGGTACATCTCCCTGCGTATTTCCGGAGTTGCATACCATTCTGGTCCGGTAAAGAGATAGATCCACAGGACACCGTCTGCAAGAATTTCAAGTGCTTTATTGGCGAGTGCAGCGTCTGTTCCGGGCGGGCCAAGCAGTTCAAGGGTGAAGGCTGTACCGTCCGGGTATTCAAACGGCCGGGAAAATGTTTCGTACGTACCGACACCGAGGAAGAAGAGATAGGGCGCCATCGGCGTTACACTGTTGTCATAGGTGATGCTGTCGCGTCCGTCTGCAACCGGATGACGGGGAACCGAAATGTCACCATTGCTGATGAGATTGGTGTATCGGCTGTCCGCGATGATGGTGGTGGTATAGGTGCATTTTGCCGTCATATCATCGATGCAGGGCACAAGACGCTGGAATCCCCATTGCTGGCACTGGGTTATCTGCTGAGGCGGTGCACCATCCGGGGTCGTGTCATAATAGAGCCCCTCCAGCACATTCGATGTAGGATGGCAGACAGTGTATGTCTGGACAACAAATGTCTCGCCTGGTGGTATCGGTTGTGCGAAGTGAATCTGCAGCAGGCTTTTTTCTCTGTCATAGGTGTATGATATCTCCCGCCCCGGGCCTGATACCGCCTGTATCTCCAGGTTTTTTGCATTCAGTGTCAGGGTCTCAATCGGTGTGTCATGTGCCCTGAGTTTTATCTCTGACTGAACCTCGGTCCGGGTATCAAAAATATCAAATATCAGGTCCATATGGCAGACTTCAGCAGGAATAATTCCGAAATCTGATGGATAATAGGTAAATTGGCGCTGTCCGGTCATGGATTCAGGTATGCGGGGGTACTACAAAAAAGATGCGTGGTTCTGGTGACAGATAGAATAATTACCCAGTATTGCATATTTTTGTTTGTTCCGCAAGGAGTGTGAGTATTCTGAGAGATATTCGGATTGTATGGAAACCGGCAGCGTGTATTATGGTGCTCCTGTTGGTATGTTGTGTGTGTGGATGTACGGATGACTCTTCAGCAGGTGGTGAAACAGCAACACCTGTACAGACGGCTGTACCAACGGCGCAGTCATCTCCTCAGGGTTCAACGGGGGGTGAAGTGGTTCATTATACGGCCATGATGGAATATCTTCCGACCATGACCAGCAACTGGATTACGGGGGAGAAAGATGGGGCGACGATGGACTACGATGGAGAATCCTGGAGCATGGTGACTGCTGATTATACCCTGAAGTCTGATGAAACCGTCACGGGCCAGGTTGTAATTCAGGACACAAGGGGTATTGAGGGTGCCGGGTATTACCAGATGTGGACCTCGCAGATGACCTTTGAGACCCCTGAGATGAAGATGTACACCGGGACCGCAGGCGGATATCCTGCCTATTTTGTTGAAAATCGCGAGGATAATGAGTATTCTGAGATTGTCAGCATCGATGACCGGTTCTTTGTCTATGTTCTGATAGAAAACGGCAAACCTGAATACCTGACTGTCTTCAACAACCAGATTGACTTTGATGGTATTGCAGGCCTTGCCTGATTTCTCCTCTTTTACCCATTTTTATGACTCCGCGCTTTTCATGTTGCGTCGGGATACTATGGTTACTCTTCTTCGGGATGAATCGTTGTCGTGAAGCTCCCTGTATTTCAATACCTGTTCATGCCCGTATGAGTACGGCAGAGGAGCATCCTGTCTCTTCTCCCCGCTGTTCTGCAACCATCACGTGATGAATGACAGGCATCCGTTCTGTTCCACGGTATGTGCATATACTGCCACAAAATGGTGAGATTGGAGAGGAGAAAAAATGAATAATAGTGGATATGTGTACCTATACGAATAACTGAAGAACCTATTTTAGTTCCTTCTGTCTACAAGGCGTTTCGGGCGTCCTTTCAGACGATAGTGTTCAAGATCACCGTTTGGTGAATAATTAAAGATGATCTCCAGTGTTCCGTCGGTATAGATGTGGCTGAGCGATGGGTTTTTTTCAAAGAGTGCTGAGAGAAAGTTCTCTTCAACCAGATGTCTGTCACAGGCGTCTGGATTGTCGCATTCCAGGCTAACCCGCATCGCAACGGTGCCGCTGTCCTCATCGCTGTAGACAAATGCCTCATATTCGCCGGAGAGATACTCCATATTCTCACGCTGGAATACCCCTTCTTCAATATCCACCCGGTTTATGGGGATGTCTTTTATATGGATGGTTTCTGCCTCACGAACCGGGTTTTTGACCCGCATATGGGTCCGTCCGCAGGGACATGGTTCCCGTGTGATTACCTCGGTTACATCCTCGGTGTCGTAGTTGATGAGCAGATTCCCACTCTTTGCTCCTTCCGGAAGGAGGGTTGTCAGCACGATTCTCCCGCTCTTCCCATCGGGCACAAAGTCACTGAGTTTTGGATCATAGATGTCCATGTGCACCAGATCTTCGGGCACATGGAGACCGTTTCTGACCGTACACTCGCCGCACATCGTACCTTCTGTACTTCCATAGGTATTGTATGATGGGATGCCCCAGACTTCGTCCAGGTATCTCCGTGCCTCCTCTGCAAAACTCTCCCCGCCCACGATGAGTTTCTGTATTCCTGAATCTTTGGGATCAATTCCCTCTGCCTCCATCCGGTGCGCGAGGCGAAGAAGCTTGAAGACACTCCCGACGATTGCGGTCGGGTGATAGCTCTGAATGACCCGGACGGGGAATGTGCATTTTCCCTCGGGAATGACCGTAAACCCGACCTTGTGGGCCGCAAGTGTCATCGTATTTGCACCCACGTTCATCCCGTAACTGGCGCAGACGGCAACCCGGTCACCCGGGCCAAACCCTTGTGACACAAAGGCGCGTGCATATTTCTCCGCATACCGCTGCCAGTCGTCCCACATTAAAAAGAAGGCCTTGGGTGTCCCGGACGTGCCGCTGGTTTCGTGAATGGTGTAAATATCGTCCCATGGTGCACTTTTAAAACAGAATTGATCGGTGACCGGCGGCTGGTGGGTACGGATGGTTTTGCCGCTGATTACCGGCAGTTCAAGCAGATCCTCATGTTCGCGTATCGCATTCGGGTCGATATGATTATTTACGAACCATTTCTGATAAAATGGTGAATTGTCTGCAGCATAACGGACCGTGTACCTGACCCGTTCATCAATGAGGGCGTCAAGTCCGTCCCTCTTCATTGTCTCGGTCTCAGGATTGTAATACTTCATACTGCTCCCTCTCATCTCCTTATCGGTTGAACCTCTTTATATGGTTTGGTCTCAGGTCTTTGCCGGAGGTTTGAAGCAACAGGGCATGCATTCAGGATTGTATGAAGAGCAGGGATGAGAAGAGAGAAGAGATGTTTGCCTATTTCGTCGGAAACCTGACTTCTGACAACCCGTCCCTGCGATGGGGGGCCGCCCATTCTCTCGGACGGATGAATGACAGCCGGGCCATTGAACCCCTGATTGCACTGCTGGACGATGAAGACTGGCGGGTCAGGTTCAAGGCAGTCTGGGCACTTGGCCGGCTGGGTGATGTGCGTATCCTCCCGTTCCTGCGCCGTCTCTCCCGTGATGAATCAGAGACGGTGAGAGACAGTGTTGCGCAGGCAAAGGATGAGATACTTCGCAGGGAATCCATGAAAAAACGGTAATATATTTTAACAGAGGCAGAGTTTAAATTGCCTGCCCGCACATCTTTCCCTATCACGTGATAATATGACTGGATGGATAATTGGCGGAATACTGGTTGTTGTTCTCATTGCACTGGTTCTCTGGTTTGTCGGCATCTATAACCGGTTCCAGAGCCTGAAGAACTCGTCAGAAGCAACACTGGGGCAAATTCGTGTTGCGATGAAGAAACGGCTGGATATGATAAACCAGCTCCTTGGTGCAGTGCAGAGTTATGCATCATTTGAGAAAGAGACCCTTGAGAAAGTGACGCAGATGCGCTCCGGTGTCGGGAATGCAGGTCCCGGTGACCTCAATGAAATTGAGGCGCAGTCCCGCTCGATACTTGGCCGCCTCTTTGCGGTGGTTGAGAACTATCCTGATCTGAAGACCGCCTCGGTAGTCTCTGAACTGACGGCCTCAATCAGGAGTATCGAAGATGAGATTGGCCGCCAGCGCTATACCTACAATAATATCTCTGAACAGTACAACACGATGTGCGACACGATTCCGTCAAACATTATTGCATCTGTGGCCCACTTCTCAAAACTTGAGTACCTCAAATTTGAAGAAGAGATTGAACAGGCCCCGAAGATCGCATTCTAGAAAGGAATGAGATTTGTGAAAGAGACAAATCAGCTCGGGGTTATTGTCGTTGTCTGCCTGCTTCTTGCAGGTATCTCCATATTTTTTTCGTTTGGAACAGGCCTCTCCTTTGAGCCTGACCTTGTTGCAGATACCTATACCGCAGTGCTGGAAAATGACGGCACCCTGACCGAGACCTATGTCTATGATGTGGCATCTTCGGGTACCTACCGGATGCTCTTTCGGACATGGGATGATACCCTTGCATTCGAACAGAAGCAGTCACCGTATATTGAATTTGTTGATGTGGAGGGACCTGCAGACATGGTCGGGTATGCCATTGACTGGAGGGGCAATTCCATTGTCACCGGTACAGGGGCGGAGGCAGAGCGTTCTCTGATTGAATCACTCGCAGAATACAACGAGGTCGGGATATTCCGTGAAACACGGTTGCCTGCAGGGCAATATCAGGCTCAGTACACCGTCCGGCTTCATCCTCCTCTGCAGTATGATGACGAGGATGCCCACTTTAACCTGAAACTTGCATCCGCGCATATTCCCTACCGCTCGGTCGATATCACGATTCCTGGTGAGTATGTCAAAGATATCTGGGTCCGTCCCGCCTCATTTGAGACGGTGATGGTGGATCGGCAGTATCATATCACCGGAACCGCAGGCGAGGACGCGCTGATTGAAGTCGAGATGCTTCTTGACCCTGCATATCTGGATGTCATTGACGGGTTTCCGGTGAAGACCGATGGTGTTCGTCAGCAGACGGAGGCTGCCGCACTCTTCTACAGTATTCCCGTACTGCTTTCATCACTGATGCTTCTTCTGGGAAGAATTGGTGTGGTGGCAGCCCCGGTATTTCTCATTGCAGTCTTTCTGCGGCACGGGCAGGAGAAGCAGGCGGTTGTTCCGGAACACATCAGTTTTGTTCCCGACCCCTCTCTTTTACCCTGGCAGGTAAACCTGATCTTCAAAGGAGATGCAGTGGACTTTGATGAGAACGGATATTATGCGACGATTCTGGATCTTCACCGCCGGGGCATACTCCGTGTGACCGAGCATGATGATGCTTCCGGAGTGAATATCGAGGTCCTGAAGACTGTCTCAGATGACGTCTATGAACAGCGGGTGATAAACTTCGTGTCAAATGCAGGGACAGGGGGAGTGCTTGACACCCGTTCCTTTGCTGTAGCAGCAGAGTCCGGAGGGGCAAATATCGCTGCCCTGAATGCTTCACTGTCTGCACTGACCTCGGAGGTGGACACTTCTCTTGCTGAACGGTATCTGGAAGAGGGACGCGGGCGGATAGTACCGCTCTTTGCTGCTGGTCTTGGGATCTGCCTCTTCTCGTTCTTCCTCTTCTTTATATCGCCTGCTACATCTTCACTTTCCGTACCCGCTGCAATACTGGGGATTGTGATGGTAGTGCAGGGAGGTATTGCGGCCGCATTCCCGACGACACTCTTTGGGCGGTGGAAGGAGGACTATTATGCAGAGAAACTGAAGTGGGATGGTTTCCGTGCATTCCTTTCAGATTCTGCTATGATACAGCGGTATTCGCCAGCAGATATCTCCATGTGGGGGGAGTGGCTGGTCTATGGCACTGCCCTTGGGGTGGGTGACAAAGTGGAAGCAGCAATGGAATCTCTCTCTATTGATATCCGGGAGACCGGCATGCCGCATTTCCATATGATGTATATCGGATTTATTCCGGTCGCCCGCTATACCCCTCCCTCGTCCTCCGGCGGTGGCGGTGGTGGATTTGGGGGCGGCGGCGGATTCGGTGGCGGCGGTGCCGGCGGCCGATGATTCTCCGTTCTTTTTTTAATCTTCCATACAAGGGTATTTATATATAGCATCAGCTTCAAGTGAGGATTTGGTGCCTTTTAATGGAATTCACTCATGTCGATGGTGATGGCTCCATCCCTGTCACACTCTTTTCTCTCAGTACATGCGGACACTGCAGGAGAACAAAGTCCTTTCTCGAAGAGAAAGGGATTGCGTATGACTTTGTTGATGTGGATCTTCTCAGTGGGGAGACGTTTACCGCGGTGTATGATCGTGTGAAGACCTATAACCCACGGGGTTCGTTCCCGACGATCGTCATCGGAGAAAAAGAAACGGTCATTGTCGGAGACCGGCTGGATGAGATTGCCGCTGCACTGGGGCTGAATGCATGATCACGCGATTTGATATTGAACGGAAGTATCTCGGGATAAAACAGCAGGCTGAACCGTCAGGGTATCACCTGAATCCTGATGAGGACTTTGCCAAGGAGCTGGTGCATGGCATTTTAATCAATGAAGACCGCTATGGGTTTGCTGCCTGTCCCTGCCGTCTCTGTATAGGGCCACGTGAAGACAACCTCGATATTATCTGTCCGTGTGATTACCGGGACCAGGATCTCATCGATTATGGCACCTGTTACTGTGCCCTGTATGTATCAAAGGATGTGGCTGCGGGAACAACACCTGTTCCCTCTATCCCCGACCGGCGGCCACCTTCCGGAAAATGTGAACCTGAAGATGCTGAGACTTCAAAACCATCTCTCCTGACAGGAGGGAGTGCTCTCCCGTTTCCGGTATACCGGTGCCGGGTATGTGGCTATCTCTGTGCACGTACGAGCCCCCCGGAGGCCTGCCCGATATGTGGTGCTTCATCAGATCGGTTTGAGAAGTATCTTGAATAACTCAGTACATATACTCTGTCATGGCTGCAGGTGGACTGTTTCGGAATTATGCTGTAGATATTGTGCTCCTCCCCCCTCCTGAGGTGATGGAAGCTGCTATACAGATCAACCGAATGCTCATTGAAAAGACCGGGGATGATGCAATACGGCTGGATATTGCCGAACAGATTCCCCATGTATCCCTTGCAATGGGATGCATCCCGGGGCGTAGTCTGTCACAACTGAATGTCCCTCTGGAACAGCTGGCAAACAGGCTTTTACCCATGGAGATTGGAATTGAAGGGCCGGTAACGGTTGTCACTGAATCCGGTGACGCTGTGTCCGGCATTAATCTTGCAAAAGAGGACCCTCTCTTCGTCCTTCACCGCAGTGTTATGGCGCAGCTTGCTGCCTTATCAAAAGAAAAATGCACTCCTGCATCATTTGTCCGCGAGGAGAATGAGGAGCTGACTTCGTTTACGCTTGGCTATGTGCCGGATTTTGCGGAAAAAGCAGGATTCGAGCGTTACTCTCCGCATATTACTCTGGGAAATGGTGACGCAGCAGGGATAGAAAACCTTCCCGTGCTGCCGGAGAAAGCCACCTTTTCCACCCTTGCGATATGCCATCTGGGAAATCACTGTACCTGCCGGTCAGTGCTCTGGAGCAGCCCTGCAGGGGGAAAACGGGTCTGAGAGCGGATAATCCTCAATATCATCAACATCGGTGAACGGCACAGAACAGGTTCCTTCCCTGCAGATGTAGAGGGTTGTTTTATTTTCTCTCTGCTTCATGGTCCGGGTGAAGGGTGCGGTTGCGGTAATAGCAGAGCTTTTGTCTGCTATGGTAATGGTCCTGAACGGCTGATATCCGTGGGTAAGCGCCTGCAGAAGGGATGCTGTTCCCTCCTGTCCGGGGACAATGACGCATTCCTCACCGGAGTTCATATGCAGGTAGGCAGAGAGGAGGTGGCAGTACCCTGACGGTGCACGCATAATTTCAGGTGTAAAAGCACCCAGAATCCCGATTGCGTCCTCCTCATTTGCTGTCTCTGCTGTTATGCGGGCAAAAAGGACCAG
This window harbors:
- a CDS encoding M1 family metallopeptidase; this encodes MTGQRQFTYYPSDFGIIPAEVCHMDLIFDIFDTRTEVQSEIKLRAHDTPIETLTLNAKNLEIQAVSGPGREISYTYDREKSLLQIHFAQPIPPGETFVVQTYTVCHPTSNVLEGLYYDTTPDGAPPQQITQCQQWGFQRLVPCIDDMTAKCTYTTTIIADSRYTNLISNGDISVPRHPVADGRDSITYDNSVTPMAPYLFFLGVGTYETFSRPFEYPDGTAFTLELLGPPGTDAALANKALEILADGVLWIYLFTGPEWYATPEIRREMYRLSGERDRLIETGAPEDEVWAIRSLLLEMNGMITPGYRYTGTVYREIGMQNSDFGGMENVGNTTITTNRLLPFPDATDGAFEYLMRVKVHEFYHNLNGSEVTGINPFEIWLNEAVTVHIENAYHAFHFGEDYTRLETVLTLLSPAGGTLFFDGGAGALPIEPEGFNDPNELITGVTYVKAPEFVRMIEIMTGKEAFAEGLARYHARYRHKNASRDDWIHAIEETSGQHFADFAESWLTQTGYPVITAAHQYDAANQELTLSFHRKERSDKKEWEVPVTYAIFSHSGEKNASGCFRMNTPNHTIVIPETDAPAFVSLNREAAFYGRLEYEPGTEALCLQATLDDDITGRFMAFTRLCETEIIRLMEDTGAPVNSALTDLIADLFSDETLLSEAGGLFLTIFDAVGDERYAHRYADLYQARRRLIQATAERHGTLIADVYSAYAAEVNCPDGIAGDVTRLKRRQVKNTALLFLAAMDTPDVHDILIRQYREGTTATDRVTAFSHIINSSYAKRSAIIRDFYETSRKNPVAWETYLGSLAGIASAADIGFIRDAAASESFSLEMANDQRALFGRFAQNKKISLETPEGRTLFEEILLTLAPVNEYSTATMLAVFGNLDRMKEEHQAPLIEILLHLLDATNPQTTPSVYNTARRIVAASPAATAVWERKTGKKLPDTYT
- the ftsA gene encoding coenzyme F390 synthetase, producing MKYYNPETETMKRDGLDALIDERVRYTVRYAADNSPFYQKWFVNNHIDPNAIREHEDLLELPVISGKTIRTHQPPVTDQFCFKSAPWDDIYTIHETSGTSGTPKAFFLMWDDWQRYAEKYARAFVSQGFGPGDRVAVCASYGMNVGANTMTLAAHKVGFTVIPEGKCTFPVRVIQSYHPTAIVGSVFKLLRLAHRMEAEGIDPKDSGIQKLIVGGESFAEEARRYLDEVWGIPSYNTYGSTEGTMCGECTVRNGLHVPEDLVHMDIYDPKLSDFVPDGKSGRIVLTTLLPEGAKSGNLLINYDTEDVTEVITREPCPCGRTHMRVKNPVREAETIHIKDIPINRVDIEEGVFQRENMEYLSGEYEAFVYSDEDSGTVAMRVSLECDNPDACDRHLVEENFLSALFEKNPSLSHIYTDGTLEIIFNYSPNGDLEHYRLKGRPKRLVDRRN
- a CDS encoding HEAT repeat domain-containing protein; amino-acid sequence: MKSRDEKREEMFAYFVGNLTSDNPSLRWGAAHSLGRMNDSRAIEPLIALLDDEDWRVRFKAVWALGRLGDVRILPFLRRLSRDESETVRDSVAQAKDEILRRESMKKR
- a CDS encoding LemA family protein, producing MTGWIIGGILVVVLIALVLWFVGIYNRFQSLKNSSEATLGQIRVAMKKRLDMINQLLGAVQSYASFEKETLEKVTQMRSGVGNAGPGDLNEIEAQSRSILGRLFAVVENYPDLKTASVVSELTASIRSIEDEIGRQRYTYNNISEQYNTMCDTIPSNIIASVAHFSKLEYLKFEEEIEQAPKIAF
- a CDS encoding DUF2207 domain-containing protein, which translates into the protein MRFVKETNQLGVIVVVCLLLAGISIFFSFGTGLSFEPDLVADTYTAVLENDGTLTETYVYDVASSGTYRMLFRTWDDTLAFEQKQSPYIEFVDVEGPADMVGYAIDWRGNSIVTGTGAEAERSLIESLAEYNEVGIFRETRLPAGQYQAQYTVRLHPPLQYDDEDAHFNLKLASAHIPYRSVDITIPGEYVKDIWVRPASFETVMVDRQYHITGTAGEDALIEVEMLLDPAYLDVIDGFPVKTDGVRQQTEAAALFYSIPVLLSSLMLLLGRIGVVAAPVFLIAVFLRHGQEKQAVVPEHISFVPDPSLLPWQVNLIFKGDAVDFDENGYYATILDLHRRGILRVTEHDDASGVNIEVLKTVSDDVYEQRVINFVSNAGTGGVLDTRSFAVAAESGGANIAALNASLSALTSEVDTSLAERYLEEGRGRIVPLFAAGLGICLFSFFLFFISPATSSLSVPAAILGIVMVVQGGIAAAFPTTLFGRWKEDYYAEKLKWDGFRAFLSDSAMIQRYSPADISMWGEWLVYGTALGVGDKVEAAMESLSIDIRETGMPHFHMMYIGFIPVARYTPPSSSGGGGGGFGGGGGFGGGGAGGR
- a CDS encoding glutaredoxin family protein, producing MEFTHVDGDGSIPVTLFSLSTCGHCRRTKSFLEEKGIAYDFVDVDLLSGETFTAVYDRVKTYNPRGSFPTIVIGEKETVIVGDRLDEIAAALGLNA
- a CDS encoding ferredoxin-thioredoxin reductase catalytic domain-containing protein, which codes for MITRFDIERKYLGIKQQAEPSGYHLNPDEDFAKELVHGILINEDRYGFAACPCRLCIGPREDNLDIICPCDYRDQDLIDYGTCYCALYVSKDVAAGTTPVPSIPDRRPPSGKCEPEDAETSKPSLLTGGSALPFPVYRCRVCGYLCARTSPPEACPICGASSDRFEKYLE